From Dehalococcoidia bacterium, a single genomic window includes:
- a CDS encoding PLP-dependent aminotransferase family protein, which yields MVEKALFDPASLYAARTAYAPRFGALPVINDSLIRFGGGIPDPATYPVEWFGEAFREVLLEDRHAAWNYGGVAGYTGLREGIAAHVLERDGFEPTIDQFTITNGISQGVALAAQTFLDPGDTVIVEQTTFPGSVGTFRIERANIVTVPLDDDGLIVDALEETLLRLRTAGERVKLLYTITNFQNPTGTVLSNARRRRLAELAERYNFIILQDDAYGDIRLGDVRPESIFRLAPQHTIELGTFSKSIGPGLRVGWMMASPPIAATLNAMRTDMGTTPMMQRLVGRFLKAGAFAPHLANALTVYRHKLATIVAALEEHCAPYVTWRTPAGGFFLWLRLKRGNATEMGNLCPEEGVVINTGRMFFVSDPQPEYFRLSFSFLPADQLAEGVRRMGRAMARYDASLGS from the coding sequence ATGGTCGAGAAAGCGCTCTTTGATCCGGCGTCTCTCTACGCCGCCCGCACCGCGTATGCTCCCCGTTTCGGCGCGCTGCCGGTCATCAACGACTCGCTCATCCGCTTCGGAGGCGGGATCCCCGACCCCGCTACCTATCCGGTCGAGTGGTTTGGCGAGGCGTTTCGGGAAGTCTTACTCGAAGATCGTCATGCGGCGTGGAACTACGGCGGCGTGGCCGGGTATACAGGCCTGCGCGAAGGCATCGCCGCCCATGTGCTGGAGCGTGACGGCTTTGAACCGACGATCGACCAATTCACGATCACCAACGGTATCTCCCAAGGGGTGGCGCTTGCCGCCCAAACCTTTCTCGATCCGGGCGACACCGTCATCGTCGAGCAGACCACCTTCCCCGGCTCGGTCGGCACCTTCCGGATCGAGCGCGCGAATATCGTCACCGTCCCTCTCGATGACGATGGCCTGATCGTTGACGCCTTAGAAGAGACCCTACTCCGCCTGCGCACGGCAGGCGAGCGGGTCAAACTGCTCTATACGATCACGAACTTCCAAAACCCCACGGGAACCGTCCTTTCGAACGCGCGCCGCCGGCGGCTCGCCGAATTGGCCGAGCGCTACAACTTCATCATCCTCCAAGACGATGCCTACGGGGACATCCGGCTCGGCGATGTCCGCCCGGAGTCGATCTTCCGGCTCGCGCCGCAGCACACGATCGAACTGGGGACTTTCAGCAAGTCGATCGGCCCGGGGCTGCGCGTCGGCTGGATGATGGCCTCCCCCCCGATCGCCGCCACGCTCAATGCGATGCGGACCGACATGGGCACCACCCCGATGATGCAGCGCCTCGTCGGGCGCTTCCTCAAGGCTGGCGCCTTCGCGCCCCATCTTGCGAACGCGCTCACAGTCTATCGCCACAAGCTTGCAACGATCGTCGCGGCGTTAGAGGAGCACTGCGCTCCCTATGTCACGTGGCGGACCCCTGCCGGCGGGTTCTTTCTCTGGCTGCGGCTGAAGCGCGGCAACGCCACTGAGATGGGCAACCTGTGTCCTGAGGAAGGGGTCGTCATTAACACCGGCCGCATGTTCTTCGTGAGCGACCCCCAGCCGGAATACTTCCGCCTTTCGTTCAGCTTCCTGCCCGCGGACCAGCTCGCCGAGGGCGTCCGCCGGATGGGGCGGGCAATGGCTCGCTACGACGCCTCACTGGGCAGCTAG
- a CDS encoding cytochrome c biogenesis protein CcdA, producing the protein MELNLVSIGLAVVAGLLSFLSPCVLPLLPAYLSYLGGTTVDALQENSSGMRSRVVAGALLFVAGLATTFTLFGATASLVGRFLIEYQPVVMQVAGVVIIILGLQMMGLFQIPLLQRYARLAWTKPAGRVGPYLMGAAFGVGWSPCIGPFLAGVLGLASQESTVWQGMMLLALYAFGLGIPFIVSALAFQQVIRFLRSARPLLALVPRLGGAVLVVMGILLFSGQLLWLAGFLTQLFGPGLTL; encoded by the coding sequence ATGGAGCTGAACCTCGTCTCGATCGGCCTCGCGGTGGTTGCGGGTCTCCTCTCATTTCTCTCCCCCTGCGTTCTTCCTCTGCTGCCCGCCTATCTCAGCTACTTGGGCGGAACAACGGTGGACGCGCTTCAGGAGAACTCGAGCGGCATGCGGAGCCGCGTTGTCGCCGGCGCACTCCTCTTCGTCGCCGGTCTTGCGACCACTTTCACCCTTTTCGGCGCCACCGCCTCGCTTGTCGGCCGTTTCCTCATCGAATATCAGCCCGTCGTTATGCAGGTTGCCGGCGTGGTGATCATCATCCTCGGGCTGCAGATGATGGGGCTCTTCCAGATCCCTCTCCTGCAACGATACGCCCGCCTTGCGTGGACCAAACCCGCCGGCCGGGTCGGCCCGTATCTCATGGGAGCCGCCTTTGGCGTCGGCTGGAGCCCCTGCATTGGCCCCTTTCTTGCTGGCGTTCTTGGTCTCGCCAGTCAGGAGAGCACCGTCTGGCAGGGGATGATGCTGCTCGCCCTCTACGCCTTCGGGCTTGGCATCCCCTTTATTGTGAGTGCCCTTGCCTTTCAGCAAGTTATCCGCTTCCTCCGAAGCGCCCGTCCGCTGCTCGCTCTTGTTCCTCGCCTCGGCGGAGCAGTGCTCGTCGTGATGGGTATCTTGCTTTTCAGCGGCCAGCTGCTCTGGCTGGCAGGGTTCCTCACCCAGCTTTTTGGCCCCGGCCTCACCTTGTGA
- the rpiA gene encoding ribose-5-phosphate isomerase RpiA, with the protein MSVDPAMSAKQAAVARAAQEIQNGMMLGLGTGSTAELLFPILRQRLAEGWQLTAVATSERTAALAAAIGVPLLPLRHAVQVDLTIDGADEVDPALRLVKGRGGALLREKMVAQASRRAIIVVDDSKLVPTLGTRAPLPVEVVQFGWEAVSERLAALGASEVTLREQAGKPVLTDSGNYLLDCRFPGIADPEALDVAIHRIAGVVEHGLFLGLADTVIVGSADGSTAVLSQSKERL; encoded by the coding sequence GTGAGCGTCGACCCTGCGATGTCCGCTAAGCAGGCAGCAGTCGCTCGCGCTGCGCAGGAGATCCAGAACGGGATGATGCTCGGTCTTGGGACGGGCAGCACGGCGGAACTGCTCTTCCCGATCTTGCGTCAGCGTCTTGCGGAAGGGTGGCAATTGACTGCGGTGGCGACCTCGGAGCGGACTGCCGCGCTGGCGGCGGCGATTGGGGTTCCACTCCTCCCGCTCCGGCATGCCGTGCAGGTGGACCTGACTATCGATGGCGCGGACGAGGTCGACCCCGCCCTGCGCCTCGTCAAAGGGCGCGGCGGGGCGTTGCTGCGCGAGAAAATGGTTGCCCAAGCGTCCCGCCGCGCGATTATTGTCGTCGACGACTCGAAGCTGGTGCCGACGCTCGGCACTCGCGCTCCCCTCCCGGTAGAGGTGGTCCAGTTCGGCTGGGAAGCGGTGAGCGAGCGGTTGGCCGCCCTTGGAGCGAGCGAGGTGACGTTGCGCGAGCAGGCGGGGAAGCCGGTCCTCACCGATAGCGGAAATTATCTCCTCGACTGCCGCTTCCCGGGCATCGCTGACCCAGAGGCGCTCGACGTGGCGATCCACCGAATTGCGGGCGTGGTCGAACATGGGCTCTTTCTCGGCCTCGCCGACACCGTCATCGTCGGCAGCGCCGACGGGTCGACGGCCGTACTGTCCCAGAGTAAGGAGCGTCTGTGA
- a CDS encoding TlpA family protein disulfide reductase has product MIRTLLALGALLLSACQPASGAPAIGGTAPDFTLPTLDGRSLSLSSLRGRPVVINFWATWCAPCREEMPLLQTAFLRYGATGLTVLAVDVQEGEALVRPFVEEFGLTFPVLLDKNGDVVSRYRVRGLPTTVFVDRAGIIQSVYLGPLDEKTLEDRLKAIVGPSS; this is encoded by the coding sequence GTGATCCGCACGCTGCTGGCGCTCGGTGCGCTCCTGCTCAGTGCATGCCAGCCGGCTAGCGGCGCCCCCGCGATCGGCGGCACAGCGCCGGACTTCACCCTGCCGACGCTCGATGGCCGCTCGCTTTCGCTCTCGAGCCTGCGGGGCAGGCCGGTCGTGATCAACTTCTGGGCGACCTGGTGCGCTCCTTGCCGCGAGGAGATGCCGCTCCTGCAGACTGCCTTCCTCCGCTACGGGGCGACCGGGCTGACGGTGCTGGCAGTCGACGTCCAAGAGGGGGAAGCCCTAGTCCGTCCCTTCGTCGAGGAATTCGGCCTGACCTTCCCGGTGCTTCTGGACAAGAACGGCGACGTCGTGAGCCGCTACCGGGTCCGCGGCCTCCCCACCACAGTCTTCGTCGACCGGGCGGGCATCATCCAGTCGGTCTACCTCGGTCCGCTCGACGAGAAGACGCTCGAGGATCGCCTGAAAGCGATCGTGGGCCCCTCTTCCTGA
- a CDS encoding NifU family protein, with protein MMPFNPYELGDIPADLAARYDQLARELLASRERALAARDQRWIYPAFDPEGLVLDAAHEADRAHPYFALIDSLLQQTFVPYAAGHDGDLGLVGIVGPVVVIHKTAGCGDCGGAVTTDLGIQAFLRRYFENPYLLVIALDDDAIESPLSIEELVGAAAAQLR; from the coding sequence ATGATGCCGTTCAATCCCTACGAACTGGGCGATATTCCTGCCGACCTGGCGGCGCGCTACGATCAGCTTGCCCGCGAGCTCCTCGCCAGCCGCGAGCGGGCGCTGGCCGCGCGGGACCAACGCTGGATCTACCCGGCGTTCGATCCCGAGGGGCTGGTTCTCGATGCGGCGCATGAAGCCGACCGCGCTCATCCCTACTTTGCCCTGATCGACTCGCTGCTGCAGCAGACGTTTGTCCCCTATGCCGCCGGCCACGACGGCGACCTCGGCCTCGTTGGGATTGTCGGCCCGGTGGTGGTGATCCACAAGACGGCCGGCTGCGGCGACTGCGGTGGGGCAGTGACGACAGACCTCGGCATCCAGGCATTTCTGCGCCGCTACTTCGAGAACCCCTACCTGCTGGTCATTGCGCTCGATGATGACGCCATCGAGTCCCCCCTCTCGATTGAGGAACTTGTCGGGGCCGCCGCGGCACAGCTGCGCTAA